In Aspergillus fumigatus Af293 chromosome 4, whole genome shotgun sequence, one genomic interval encodes:
- a CDS encoding hemolysin-III family protein, with amino-acid sequence MAMTTVRLAFSYLLSPSSPKVVGNPPVKVSESLKKQRVFHASQIPAWMQWDPYILHGYRGQLDSYGQCFWSLFYLHNESVNTWSHIIPGMYFLTLLLAIDYWIIQLPLEVPVMDILAIQTYVAGTAGCLIFSAAFHATNAHSPEVAHAFLKLDYLGIVMTITTTCISVTYFALYSYPILQVTYIFLTVLCAATIFWVALDPRMDGARAGPWRSVFAMPLLALQRPDSANLLCRAAVFFLLATSGLAPIFHVIWAEASYGLIRIPLDSLTVTCSSYAVGTAVYVTRFPERFWPARFDLIVS; translated from the exons ATGGCCATGACTACTGTCCGGCTCGCATTTTCATATCTTTTAAGCCCATCAAGCCCCAAGGTGGTGGGAAATCCTCCTGTCAAGGTGTCTGAGTCTCTTAAGAAGCAACGCGTATTCCATGCATCGCAAATCCCTGCCTGGATGCAATGGGACCCCTATATCCTTCACGGGTATCGGGGTCAGTTAGACAGCTATGGACAGTGTTTCTGGTCTTTGTTCTACCTACATAATGAATCAGTCAATACTTGGTCTCATATCATTCCTGGCATGTACTTTCTCACATTGCTTCTCGCAATCGACTATTGGATCATTCAACTGCCGCTCGAGGTGCCTGTAATGGATATTCTTGCTATCCAGACCTACGTTGCTGGCACGGCAGGATGCCTGATCTTTTCT GCCGCATTCCATGCCACCAATGCTCATTCACCTGAAGTCGCTCACGCCTTCTTGAAGCTTGACTATCTGGGGATTGTCATGACCATTACAACCACATGTATCTCAGTGACCTATTTTGCCTTATACAGCTATCCCATCTTGCAGGTTACATATATCTTCCTCACTGTGCTCTGTGCCGCCACAATCTTTTGGGTTGCGCTAGATCCCCGGATGGATGGTGCACGTGCTGGGCCATGGAGGTCAGTATTTGCCATGCCACTTTTGGCTCTACAGCGTCCTGACTCTGCCAACCTTCTTTGTAGAGCAGCTGTATTTTTCCTCCTGGCCACGAGTGGCTTAGCTCCCATATTTCATGTCATTTGGGCCGAGGCTTCTTACGGCCTAATTCGCATTCCTCTGGACAGTCTTACGGTGACCTGCTCGTCATATGCCGTCGGCACGGCAGTGTACGTCACCCGGTTCCCAGAAAGGTTTTGGCCAGCACGATTCGATCTGATTGTAAGTTGA